The genome window GACCCACTCGGCTTGGTCTTCGCGGATGGTGATGTTCTTCCGCCTCACTACATACGTATTATGCGTATCTATGCGTATGGTTGTTTCGATTGCGTGGGCCTGTGGGCCGAGCGTCGAACGTGTTTGAGAACCGTGCGGCGCTGTATCCCCTCCCTACTCACTCTCTTCGCTCGTTCGTTGAGGAAGGGGCCTTAGCGCCTCAATTCAGGTAAAACGAACCGCGCGGACCGCTCTCTTACCGCTCTCTCCTTACCGCTCGCGCACGACGACGAACTCCGCGAGGTCGCGGAGGTACTCGATCGCCTCGGTCTCCGGGGGGTCGGCGTCGTCGAGGGCGGCGAGCGCGCGCTCCGACTCCGTCCGGGCGCGTTCGTTTATCTCCTCGGGCGACAGCGACGTGACCTGGAGGACCGACGGGCGGTCCATCTCCGCGTCCTGCCCGGTCGGCTTGCCGAGGTCGTCGGCGTCGGCGGTGGCGTCTAACACGTCGTCGCGCATCTGGAAGGCGACGCCGACGCGCTCGGCGTACTCGCCGAACGAGTCGATCGCGTGCGGCTCCGCGCCGCCCGCGACCGCGCCCAGCTCGGCCGCGGCGCGGAACAGCGCGCCGGTCTTCCGACGCGCCAGCTCCATGTACTCCGCCTCGTTCGTCGGGCGCGCCGCGAGCTCCGTCGCCTCGCCCTCGCCGAGCTCGACCATCGCCTCGGCGACGGTGCGCATCGCGCGCGGCTCGGCGGAGAACAGCGCGAACGCCTCGCCGAGCAGGCCGTCGCTGGCGATGATCGCCGGGCCGTAGCCGAACTCCGCCCACGCGGCGGCGGTGCCGCGCCGGACCTCCGAGCGGTCGATGATGTCGTCGATCACGAGCGAGGCGTTGTGGACGAACTCGATGCCGGCCGCGAAGTCGACGGCCTGCTCGGGGTCGCCGTCGAACGCCTCGCAGGCGAGGACGGTCACCGCGGGCCGGACGCGCTTGCCGCCCGCGAGGACGACGTGGCCGACCTCGTCGGACAGCTCCTCGGGCTCGACGTCGTCGATGACCGACTCGATCCGGTCCTCGACCAGCCCGACCCGACGCTGCAAGTACTCCATCTACCGTTCGGAGGGCCCCGGCGCGCAAAGGCCTAACGGAACGCCCGCCGAGCGCCGGATTCGGGCGACGGCGACGACGCCACTTATCCCTATTACTGCGGCGGCGCGTGCCTGCGAGCGGCCGCCCTCGGCGGCCGCGAGACAGCAAGCGCGAGGGAGTCGCTGGCGCCGACGGCGCCAGCGACGAGGCTGGGGAGGCGTGAGGGGCGGGGCGGTGCCGTGCGGGGCGGGGCTCAAAGGGGCAGTCGCGAGGACGCCGCAGACGACGTAAGCACCGCAGGGAGCGAACGCAGTGAGCGACCGAGGAGCGCAACGAGTGTGCGGCGTCCTCGCGACTGGGGCTTTGGCGGTGTTCACCGTCGAGCTACAATCAGTTATTTATAAGCGAGCGGATGAAGATTTGGCGGTGTCAGATGTCGATCTGGGTTCAGTTATTTATAAGTGATCGATCACCGGAGCGGCGACCGTCCCCGCCGCCCGGTCCCGTTTATAAGCCACGCTGAACGCCCGGCTGTTCATTTATAAGCAACTCCCGCTCAGAACGACCGTCTACTCGAACCGCACGCCCAGATTGTGGAGGCCGTCGTTGTTCGAGGCGACGTTGATGAGAAGTGGCGTCAACCCCTCGATTTCGGGTGCGTTGGCGATGCCGCCCGCGTCGAGCGCGCGCAGCCCCTCGATCCCCTCGGCGACGTCCGCGACCGTCCGCTTCGCGTCCTCGTCGTCGCCGATGACGAGGGTGTCGACCCCGAGGTCGGCG of Halorubrum trapanicum contains these proteins:
- a CDS encoding polyprenyl synthetase family protein — translated: MEYLQRRVGLVEDRIESVIDDVEPEELSDEVGHVVLAGGKRVRPAVTVLACEAFDGDPEQAVDFAAGIEFVHNASLVIDDIIDRSEVRRGTAAAWAEFGYGPAIIASDGLLGEAFALFSAEPRAMRTVAEAMVELGEGEATELAARPTNEAEYMELARRKTGALFRAAAELGAVAGGAEPHAIDSFGEYAERVGVAFQMRDDVLDATADADDLGKPTGQDAEMDRPSVLQVTSLSPEEINERARTESERALAALDDADPPETEAIEYLRDLAEFVVVRER